One stretch of Acropora muricata isolate sample 2 chromosome 12, ASM3666990v1, whole genome shotgun sequence DNA includes these proteins:
- the LOC136891713 gene encoding collagen alpha-1(I) chain-like isoform X4 has product MHLTCWSFICHLGLWLLFIPSIASPHSLAAAYPQQGRDGAMGPLGVSGNQGAPGSMGQPGAPGPPGPPGPPATAPPILYGPPPGKPWPAGVPLPDISHLDINGEADGRAGAEAAAGDKGALATAGQQGASGLSGSPGPPATAPPILYGPPPGKPWPAGVPLPKSGGADGAAGTPGNAGNKGTPGPAGQQGSPGPPGPPGPPGTAPPILYGPPPGKPWPAGIPTPTPPVLSSQQGVHGPTGPSGPTGPPGADGDPGAPGALGEAGAVGPPGPPGPPGPPGPPAASAPLSGTLAGTPSTSDLTVPVAPKAPQVPAGTAVPQGPQLNTAPAPLPADGKPGPAGVQDPKGYHKTPGGPRTMEKLGDKEPVLPPGPSKPLALQAAAAPRCPAICEKVCVGFCPSLKCCANSRIPVVEAKTGGRQQILPISVEVQEDG; this is encoded by the exons CATACCCTCAGCAAGGAAGAGATGGAGCCATGGGACCATTAGGGGTTTCAGGGAATCAAGGAGCCCCTGGATCTATGGGACAACCGGGAGCGCCCGGTCCACCGGGACCACCAGGACCTCCGGCGACAGCTCCTCCAATTTTGTATGGCCCACCTCCAGGGAAACCATGGCCTGCAG GAGTACCATTACCAGACATAAGCCATTTAGACATAAATGGTGAAGCAGATGGGCGTGCGGGAGCAGAAGCTGCAGCCGGGGATAAAGGGGCCCTTGCAACAGCAGGACAACAGGGAGCATCTGGTTTATCGGGCTCCCCGGGGCCTCCAGCAACAGCGCCCCCAATTCTTTATGGTCCACCACCAGGCAAGCCATGGCCAGCAG gaGTTCCATTGCCAAAATCTGGCGGAGCGGATGGAGCTGCGGGAACACCCGGCAATGCCGGCAATAAAGGGACCCCGGGACCTGCGGGACAACAGGGATCACCTGGTCCCCCGGGACCACCAGGACCACCGGGCACTGCACCTCCTATTCTATATGGCCCGCCCCCGGGGAAACCTTGGCCTGCAG GAATCCCAACTCCTACACCTCCAGTCCTCTCATCTCAGCAAGGTGTTCATGGCCCTACTG GTCCATCAGGACCTACAGGTCCTCCCGGAGCTGACGGAGATCCCGGAGCACCAGGAGCCCTTGGTGAAGCAGGAGCTGTCGGACCTCCAGGACCACCCGGACCCCCTGGACCACCCGGACCTCCAGCTGCTTCCGCGCCTCTCTCAGGGACACTGGCTGGGACGCCCTCTACCTCAG ATTTGACGGTCCCAGTGGCTCCAAAAGCACCTCAAGTACCAGCCGGAACTGCAGTACCTCAAGGGCCTCAGCTGAACACGGCTCCGGCTCCTCTTCCCGCAGATGGAAAACCAGGACCAGCTG GCGTGCAAGACCCAAAAGGATACCATAAGACTCCAGGAGGTCCTCGTACTATGGAAAAACTCGGAGACAAGGAACCAGTTTTACCTCCGGGTCCCTCAAAACCTCTTGCGTTACAAGCAGCGGCCGCCCCAAGGTGCCCAGCAATTTGTGAAAAGGTTTGTGTAGGTTTCTGTCCCTCGCTGAAATGTTGTGCGAATTCTCGGATACCTGTGGTAGAAGCAAAAACAGGTGGGAGGCAACAGATCTTGCCCATTAGCGTGGAAGTGCAAGAGGATGGCTGA